The following proteins come from a genomic window of Crassostrea angulata isolate pt1a10 chromosome 1, ASM2561291v2, whole genome shotgun sequence:
- the LOC128181818 gene encoding uncharacterized protein LOC128181818 produces MAKSVIALGFSIVAFTFMVVSFASPYWVESFTKADSRFVKAGLWEFCFNDYTFWKDYNGKRYKGCWYIFSDQYRVIWEWLSPPWFIVCQVIASTCILFQFITTIILILLVLNYFPEYLHEVILMGGSFVYFFIVVLILIQAIIFGIKKEDRQWVPRPDQNYLSWAYGFFIISAFFTLFSAITLVLASRDFKRKLKQDYPDRRY; encoded by the exons atggcgAAGTCTGTGATCGCCTTGGGTTTTTCGATAGTAGCTTTCACCTTTATGGTGGTATCTTTCGCCAGTCCTTACTGGGTGGAGTCATTCACTAAAGCAGACAGTCGCTTCGTGAAGGCGGGACTTTGGGAATTTTGTTTCAATGATTACACGTTTTGGAAGGACTACAATGGAAAACGCTACAAGGGTTGTTGGTACATCTTCTCCGATCAGTATCGTGTGATTTGGGAATGGCTCTCGCCAC CGTGGTTCATCGTGTGTCAGGTGATCGCCAGCACCTGTATCCTGTTCCAGTTCATCACCACGATAATCCTCATCCTTCTTGTTCTGAACTATTTCCCGGAATATCTCCACGAGGTCATACTGATGGGTGGCAGCTTTGTGTACTTCTTTATAG TGGTCCTAATCCTTATTCAGGCGATTATCTTTGGAATTAAGAAGGAGGATCGTCAGTGGGTTCCGCGCCCCGACCAGAATTATCTGTCTTGGGCCTATGGATTCTTCATCATCTCCGCATTCTTCACGCTCTTCTCCGCCATAACTCTCGTCCTGGCATCCCGAGATTTCAAGCGGAAGTTAAAACAGGATTATCCTGACCGGAGATACTGA
- the LOC128166285 gene encoding uncharacterized protein LOC128166285, with protein sequence MALSTLNRSSRVETGIQRMSESVFVVLCEILGTSQQVAIRRETVDITEMLDRRVTPTDRHIAMVSGSRREGFRLKGSDVDWMFWPNNHRVIMDMSQSEYYNNTAQKALILSDGSESPPGFTLLLLLTPTICSKTVQSACVKMNGRVYISSSIHRQLTCSAVFSNSTVHGPCGSGAIGVQEYDTAFCFVCDFWPPSASLWIDRCHSWPGPEVVNDIVRSGCHFVAIGHPFGPHENEEWRFSYSQAEYKLVYSMNHSQFLTYGLLKLFLKEVINQQSEETNKLLCSYHMKTTVFWAIQQNTQPHWCPQNLLAGFWVCFKLLLKWVYKGICPNFFIPQNNLFLTKVHGSAQNRLFLQLHELYKKGLACLLQSPSIRSHLIDVLYHPRLFICVDEKLIAPEIITDVELFLAILESMRNQHLADLYHCMKCLITVQHLIASPLTECQIIKLQTHTADNFKNIAFILKNMQINSSDNKHTYIADQMSLHMLKLAATFGFLSDMLYIAMYYYKTLRYREAISVIEMSKVKLAQPYVMSMSHEDIERYTEAVGGQSWSTKLRLAVAFDIELSTAICFISEIIPEQQSVRQNKGGALYIPVFVMLHFLEFLCYRHIDTALSQAALDELQVLVHHNQGLYTRDMRRGISWEILGICQQITGDLQAALYSYQQSLITQGPRSKIKTATQKKIQDIMEITAQ encoded by the exons ATGGCTTTGTCTACTCTGAACAGATCTTCTCGAGT tGAGACAGGAATACAGCGTATGTCGGAGTCTGTGTTTGTGGTACTGTGTGAGATATTGGGGACCTCACAACAGGTGGCTATAAGGAGGGAGACAGTGGACATCACAGAGATGCTGGATAGACGAGTGACACCTACTGATCGACACATTGCGATGGTGAGTGGAAGTAGGAGAGAAGGTTTCAGACTGAAGGGATCAGATGTGGACTGGATGTTCTGGCCAAACAACCACCGAGTGATCATGGACATGTCTCAGTCTGAGTATTATAACAACACAGCACAAAAAGCCTTGATTCTCTCTGACGGTTCtgagagtccaccaggattcactCTACTTCTACTTCTGACACCAACAATATGCAGTAAAACAGTCCAATCAGCATGTGTCAAAATGAATGGCAGAGTCTATATATCTAGTTCTATACACAGACAATTAACTTGTTCTGCAGTATTTTCTAATTCTACTGTACATGGACCCTGTGGTAGTGGTGCAATTGGAGTACAAGAATATGACACTGCtttctgttttgtttgtgactttTGGCCTCCATCTGCCTCTTTATGGATAGACAGATGTCACTCGTGGCCTGGCCCAGAAGTTGTCAATGACATTGTCAGAAGTGGATGTCACTTTGTAGCAATAGGGCACCCGTTCGGGCCCCATGAAAATGAAGAATGGAGATTTTCTTATTCTCAGGCCGAATATAAACTAGTATACTCAATGAACCACTCTCAGTTTTTGACATATggattgttaaaattatttttaaaagaagttattAATCAACAATCAGAAGAAACCAATAAACTGCTGTGTTCCTATCACATGAAGACAACAGTTTTTTGGGCGATACAACAAAACACACAACCTCACTGGTGTCCACAAAATCTCCTGGCCggtttctgggtctgctttaAACTCCTCCTTAAATGGGTGTATAAGGGGATCTGTCCCAACTTTTTCATCCCCCAAAACAACCTGTTTCTGACAAAGGTCCATGGCTCAGCACAAAACAGATTATTCCTACAGttacatgaattgtacaagAAAGGTCTGGCCTGTCTGTTACAGAGTCCCTCTATCAGGTCCCACCTCATTGATGTCCTGTACCATCCCAGACTTTTTATTTGTGTAGATGAAAAACTAATCGCGCCTGAAATCATCACtgatgttgaactttttttGGCGATCCTAGAAAGCATGCGTAATCAGCACTTAGCAGATCTCTATCATTGTATGAAATGCCTTATCACAGTACAACATTTAATAGCTTCACCCCTGACAGAGTGTCAAATCATCAAACTACAGACACACACAGCGGACAATTTTAAGAACATTGCATTTATTCTAAAAAACATGCAAATTAATTCAAGTGACAACAAACATACGTATATCGCTGACCAAATGTCCCTCCACATGCTAAAACTAGCAGCCACGTTTGGGTTTCTTTCAGACATGTTGTACAttgccatgtattattacaagacaTTAAGATACAGGGAAGCTATATCTGTTATAGAGATGTCAAAGGTCAAGTTAGCACAGCCATATGTGATGTCTATGAGCCATGAAGACATAGAGAGGTATACCGAGGCTGTAGGGGGGCAGTCCTGGTCTACTAAGTTGAGACTGGCTGTTGCGTTTGATATAGAACTTAGCACTGCTATCTGTTTTATCAGTGAAATTATACCAGAACAACAGTCTGTTCGACAGAACAAGGGTGGTGCATTATATATCCCAGTGTTTGTAATGTTACACTTTCTAGAGTTCTTATGTTACAGACACATTGACACAGCATTATCACAAGCAGCTCTAGATGAGCTACAGGTCCTGGTCCACCATAATCAGGGGCTGTATACACGTGATATGCGTAGAGGCATCTCCTGGGAGatcctggggatctgtcaacagatcacaGGGGACCTTCAGGCTGCTCTATACTCATACCAACAGTCACTTATCACACAGGGTCCACgcagcaaaataaaaacagctacacagaaaaaaatacaggaCATAATGGAGATAACCGCACAGTAA
- the LOC128167300 gene encoding uncharacterized protein LOC128167300, whose product MAQKASKIVILSLIICSVGFIFFLLSFGTGNWLEPNANDNQGFLSLGLWEACFRNWRYYKDPTQNIYDGCRWMLSADFDAIREWIWPSWMQGVQGIMCVSLVLEISVVIVYVIVMFHMLRQKYVYITLLVTAGANFISAFFCAVSLIVFHTKALNDLRWIENNEKQNQGWSFFILIPAILCFIISGVTTVMAARRFQRDDSDGPVAIPYRS is encoded by the exons ATGGCACAGAAGGCCAGCAAGATCGTTATTCTCTCTCTGATCATCTGCTCCGTCGGCTTCATTTTCTTCCTGTTGAGTTTTGGGACCGGAAATTGGCTGGAACCCAATGCAAACGACAACCAGGGATTCCTGAGTCTGGGGCTATGGGAGGCCTGCTTCAGGAACTGGCGCTATTACAAGGACCCCACACAGAACATCTATGACGGATGTCGCTGGATGCTGTCCGCGGATTTTGACGCCATCCGGGAATGGATCTGGCCGT CCTGGATGCAGGGTGTGCAGGGAATCATGTGCGTGTCCCTGGTGCTCGAGATCTCTGTCGTCATCGTGTACGTCATCGTCATGTTCCACATGTTACGTCAGAAGTACGTGTACATAACGCTACTGGTCACTGCAGGGGCAAACTTCATCTCAG CGTTTTTCTGTGCAGTGAGTTTGATTGTTTTTCACACAAAAGCTCTGAACGACCTCCGATGGATTGAAAACAACGAGAAACAAAACCAGGGCTGGTCCTTCTTCATCCTGATTCCCGCCATCTTGTGTTTCATCATTTCCGGTGTGACAACTGTCATGGCCGCGAGGAGGTTCCAGAGAGACGACAGTGACGGACCAGTGGCGATCCCCTACCGTTCGTGA
- the LOC128185314 gene encoding uncharacterized protein LOC128185314 translates to MKRVKWLLLFSLILNVIGLVFFVIGFSTHFWLESDKNYRTSSGFESLGLWEACFKDFSHKTSYNGKQYNGCWWMFSYEYEPIREWLNPPWLVAIQVMMTVSLLLQLVGSIIGVLVFLGVCPGVANFLALLSISVMILVGGIISAVCLILFGVKSDQPEVEAKWIYFPDKNFLSWSYALVAVSGFLSLFGSMCGFVAAMTARLEDKYGERPNYDGHMLRSQPTVY, encoded by the exons ATGAAGCGAGTGAAATGGCTACTCTTGTTTTCTCTTATCTTAAATGTGATCGGACTAGTGTTCTTCGTTATCGGATTCTCCACACACTTTTGGTTGGAATCGGATAAAAATTACCGGACATCGTCGGGATTTGAAAGC CTTGGTCTTTGGGAGGCCTGCTTCAAAGACTTCTCCCACAAGACAAGTTACAACGGAAAACAGTACAATGGCTGCTGGTGGATGTTCTCATACGAGTATGAACCCATCAGAGAATGGCTCAATCCAC CGTGGCTGGTGGCCATCCAGGTGATGATGACCGTCTCTCTGCTGCTACAGCTGGTGGGGTCAATCATCGGGGTGCTGGTGTTCCTGGGGGTGTGTCCGGGGGTGGCCAACTTCCTGGCGCTCCTCTCCATCTCCGTAATGATCCTCGTGGGAG GTATTATTTCGGCagtttgtttgattttgtttggTGTCAAATCTGATCAACCGGAAGTGGAAGCTAAGTGGATCTACTTTCCTGACAAAAACTTTTTATCCTGGTCCTACGCCTTGGTGGCGGTTTCCGGATTTCTGTCCCTGTTTGGTTCTATGTGTGGTTTTGTGGCGGCCATGACGGCACGCCTCGAAGACAAGTATGGGGAGCGTCCGAATTATGACGGGCACATGCTCCGGTCTCAACCCACAGTCTACTAA
- the LOC128185324 gene encoding serine protease inhibitor Cvsi-2-like, with the protein MKFLLSLLVAAFAVILVCSERCFNSGDCALETCANSTLTCVHGICTCVASQKCSMMSDCTGLPPCEKHGETWHCYDNMCKCIRFH; encoded by the exons ATGAAGTTTCTTTTGTCTTTGTTAGTGGCCGCATTCGCAGTCA TCCTGGTCTGCTCTGAGCGATGCTTTAACTCAGGAGACTGCGCTCTAGAAACATGCGCCAACTCCACCCTCACGTGCGTCCACGGAATCTGCACGTGTGTCGCCTCACAAA AGTGTTCAATGATGAGTGACTGTACCGGTCTCCCACCCTGTGAGAAGCATGGCGAGACTTGGCATTGCTATGACAACATGTGCAAATGTATCCGATTTCATTGA
- the LOC128185335 gene encoding serine protease inhibitor Cvsi-2-like, whose product MRTALLIAVCCVIAAFVAGEKCTGSGDCALENCADGSYIACVQGLCTCVRERRCRGLRDCYGLPACQGDASWHCFDNVCKCIDI is encoded by the exons ATGAGGACTGCCCTACTGATCGCTGTGTGTTGTGTTATTGCAG CCTTTGTTGCTGGTGAGAAATGTACCGGAAGTGGTGACTGCGCCCTGGAGAATTGCGCAGACGGCTCCTACATTGCCTGTGTTCAGGGACTGTGCACGTGCGTGAGGGAGAGAC GTTGCCGGGGACTTCGGGACTGTTACGGACTTCCCGCCTGTCAGGGCGACGCCTCGTGGCACTGCTTCGACAACGTCTGTAAATGTATCGACATCTGA
- the LOC128185303 gene encoding pyrroline-5-carboxylate reductase 3-like, which produces MSVGFIGAGRMAQALSRGFISKGIVKPQKMMASDQSESILDFMKKQGVSTTNCNIELVERCDLVVMAVKPHLVADVLQEISDFFTTDKMFVSIAAGVPLEVLETNLPEETRVLRAMPNTACLVHAGATVIAPGKFVRNGDASLVQKLFQTVGLCYVGTEDQLDAVTGLSGSGPAYAFATIESLADGGVKMGLPRDMATKLAAQTLFGAAKMVLESGKHPGQLKDEVCSPGGTTITAMHELERGGFRGTIMDAVEASALKAKEMGELEVQKQEERTQEMENEQANEEQKSEEKKMEKVEKKVKMSSPQ; this is translated from the exons atgtcagTTGGATTTATCGGGGCAGGGCGAATGGCCCAGGCTTTGAGCCGAGGTTTTATTTCTAAAG GTATTGTAAAGCCCCAGAAGATGATGGCAAGTGACCAATCAGAATCCATCCTGGACTTTATGAAG AAGCAGGGGGTCTCCACCACTAACTGTAACATTGAGCTGGTGGAGCGATGCGATCTGGTGGTGATGGCCGTCAAGCCCCACCTTGTGGCCGACGTCCTCCAAGAAATCTCCGACTTCTTCACCACCGACAAAATGTTTGTCTCCATAGCAGCCGGGGTCCCTCTGGAGGTCCTGGAAACG AATTTACCCGAGGAGACGCGCGTGCTAAGAGCCATGCCCAACACCGCGTGCCTAGTTCACGCGGGGGCCACAGTTATCGCCCCTGGAAAGTTCGTCCGGAACGGAGACGCCTCCCTAGTCCAGAAATTGTTCCAGACGGTGGGTCTGTGTTACGTGGGGACGGAGGATCAGCTGGACGCTGTGACGGGACTCAGCGGAAGCGGGCCCGCTTAT GCGTTTGCAACAATTGAATCTCTGGCTGACGGTGGAGTCAAAATGGGCCTTCCTAGGGACATGGCCACAAAATTAGCCGCCCAGACACTCTTC GGAGCAGCAAAGATGGTGTTGGAGTCTGGCAAACATCCGGGACAGCTGAAGGACGAGGTGTGCTCCCCCGGGGGCACCACCATCACGGCCATGCACGAGCTGGAGCGCGGGGGGTTCCGAGGGACCATCATGGACGCCGTGGAAGCCTCAGCCCTCAAGGCCAAGGAGATGGGGGAGTTAGAAGTACAGAAACAAGAGGAGAGAACTCAGGAGATGGAGAACGAACAGGCTAATGAGGAGCAGAAGAGTGAGGAGAAGAAGATGGAGAAGGTGGAGAAGAAGGTCAAGATGTCTTCGCCGCAGTGA